One genomic region from Candidatus Zixiibacteriota bacterium encodes:
- a CDS encoding ComF family protein, producing the protein MMAHKLFSAGLIADLIDFIFPALCAGCGSYCENRSGLCELCNKQIQTFSKPFCLACLTQADIEKKCPHCKEVMTPLFAYGDYSGPLKEIIRQLKFHGVTTPVNSIAGRLHAQFADLIEPLTADTLVPIPLYSGREYHRGYNQAELFAQAINGQCSMSVNTDLLFRNVKKKEQAKLRFEDRIENIKNVFEYAEPADDNQSGLRIILVDDVITSGETVKEAKKILEQNGHFVVGVMAMAHGV; encoded by the coding sequence ATGATGGCACACAAACTCTTCTCTGCTGGACTCATTGCGGATTTAATAGACTTTATTTTCCCTGCCTTGTGCGCTGGTTGCGGTAGCTATTGCGAAAACAGAAGCGGTCTCTGTGAACTCTGCAATAAACAAATCCAAACATTTTCAAAGCCGTTTTGTTTGGCCTGCCTCACACAGGCCGATATTGAAAAGAAATGTCCGCATTGCAAAGAAGTGATGACTCCGCTGTTTGCCTATGGCGACTATTCCGGTCCCCTCAAAGAAATAATTCGTCAGTTGAAATTTCATGGTGTGACGACACCTGTCAACTCAATAGCCGGGAGACTTCATGCCCAGTTCGCTGACCTTATCGAGCCGTTAACAGCCGATACTCTTGTCCCCATTCCGCTCTATTCAGGCAGGGAATACCATAGAGGTTATAACCAAGCCGAACTCTTTGCGCAAGCGATAAACGGTCAGTGCTCCATGTCTGTGAATACGGACTTACTGTTTCGAAATGTAAAAAAGAAGGAACAGGCGAAACTTCGCTTTGAGGATCGCATCGAAAATATTAAAAACGTGTTTGAATATGCGGAACCAGCGGATGACAACCAGTCCGGGTTGAGAATTATTCTGGTCGATGATGTCATCACCAGCGGTGAAACTGTCAAAGAGGCAAAAAAAATCCTTGAGCAGAATGGACATTTTGTTGTGGGCGTGATGGCAATGGCGCATGGGGTATGA
- a CDS encoding M28 family peptidase, with protein sequence MKGFLMLKAYFYIIGLSLALAADTRSSGYTISTDSIFKHISILASDSMEGREVGEPGELKAAQYIASIFMASGLTPKGDNNSWFQYFEFTKGTEYGQGNTLLINGKLLRLHEEYVPLLQSSSGVFVLNEVMDLGYGINSGDGQYNDYDGKSVEGKPVLIRRYAPSADSFPHVDFDKFSSLTDKIATAIDNKVSAIFFVTPLNQDDTIPSMAATRIAVKEIPIIWLKRAGLKKLGLDLQKPKITRVSGNTDLVRVKDTGMNVIGFIQGKSDSTVIVGGHYDHLGWGNAASRYTGTEHLIHYGADDNASGTAGVLELSRYFIQQPEPSNYSLLFIAFSGEETGILGSNHFAKNMTVAPDKIRMMLNMDMIGRLKVEDSGLGIFGTGTAEAFKTYFATYSRSDMKMTFKETGTGPSDHTAFYNASIPVLFFFTGQHEDYHKPSDIASKINLEGTRRVLGVVTEIISHFDSTQTTLAFQKTKDETGQMARSFSVTLGIMPDYIAEVVGLRVDGVSANRPAERAGILRGDVIIKLGDYKIDDINAYMSALGKFRKGQSTQALVIRENDTLNLKVEFK encoded by the coding sequence ATGAAAGGGTTCTTGATGCTCAAAGCATATTTTTACATCATCGGGCTTTCACTGGCTTTGGCCGCAGACACAAGAAGCTCCGGCTATACTATCTCAACCGACTCCATATTTAAACATATTAGTATCCTTGCCTCGGATTCAATGGAAGGACGCGAGGTCGGCGAGCCGGGTGAATTAAAAGCCGCCCAGTATATTGCGTCGATATTCATGGCCTCAGGCCTGACACCCAAAGGTGACAATAACAGTTGGTTCCAGTATTTCGAATTCACCAAAGGTACCGAGTATGGTCAAGGAAACACGCTACTTATCAACGGCAAATTGCTTCGCCTCCATGAGGAATATGTGCCATTGCTTCAATCATCGAGCGGCGTCTTTGTTCTCAACGAGGTTATGGATCTCGGCTACGGCATCAATAGTGGCGATGGCCAGTACAACGACTACGACGGCAAATCTGTCGAAGGCAAACCTGTGCTTATCCGTCGCTATGCTCCATCGGCAGATTCTTTCCCGCATGTTGATTTCGACAAATTCAGTTCTTTGACCGACAAAATCGCGACGGCAATCGACAATAAAGTGAGCGCAATCTTTTTTGTTACCCCGTTGAATCAGGATGACACCATCCCGTCGATGGCAGCCACACGTATTGCGGTGAAAGAAATCCCGATAATTTGGCTTAAACGCGCGGGGCTTAAAAAACTCGGATTGGACTTGCAAAAGCCCAAAATTACCCGTGTGTCGGGAAACACTGATCTTGTAAGGGTCAAAGACACTGGAATGAATGTCATTGGATTTATTCAAGGCAAAAGTGACAGCACAGTCATCGTAGGCGGTCACTACGACCATCTCGGCTGGGGTAACGCGGCTTCGCGTTATACCGGGACCGAACACCTGATACATTATGGTGCCGATGACAACGCTTCGGGGACTGCTGGAGTGCTTGAACTGTCCCGATATTTTATTCAACAGCCCGAACCATCAAACTACTCGCTTCTTTTTATAGCCTTTTCAGGCGAAGAGACCGGCATTCTTGGCTCAAATCATTTTGCAAAGAATATGACAGTCGCGCCAGACAAGATCCGTATGATGCTCAATATGGACATGATTGGCCGCCTGAAAGTTGAAGACAGCGGATTGGGCATTTTCGGAACCGGAACGGCAGAGGCATTCAAGACTTACTTCGCCACCTATTCCCGGTCGGATATGAAAATGACATTCAAAGAGACCGGCACCGGCCCTTCCGATCATACGGCCTTTTACAACGCAAGCATTCCGGTCCTTTTCTTCTTCACTGGCCAGCACGAGGACTATCATAAACCCTCAGATATTGCCTCCAAAATAAACCTCGAAGGGACCCGCAGAGTGCTTGGCGTTGTCACAGAGATTATATCCCATTTTGACAGCACCCAGACCACTCTCGCTTTTCAGAAAACCAAAGACGAAACCGGACAAATGGCACGCTCCTTCTCTGTGACGCTTGGAATAATGCCCGACTACATCGCCGAGGTTGTGGGATTGCGGGTCGATGGCGTGTCCGCGAACAGGCCAGCCGAGCGGGCAGGCATTCTTCGGGGTGATGTCATTATCAAGCTCGGTGATTATAAAATTGATGACATCAACGCCTATATGTCGGCACTTGGAAAATTCCGCAAAGGACAAAGCACACAGGCGCTTGTCATTCGGGAAAATGATACGCTCAATCTCAAAGTGGAATTCAAGTAG